Proteins found in one Acinetobacter sp. XH1741 genomic segment:
- a CDS encoding alanine/glycine:cation symporter family protein, producing MNEQLNATLMSWVKFFNDPLWDFLVIFLLAVGIFYTVLTGAVQIRMFLQSIRVMKSSRTEGDDDHGLTPFQAFVTGLASRVGVGNIAGVAIAIAIGGPGAVFWMWVTAVLGMSSAFIESTLAQLFKVRDSKSKQFRGGPAYYITQGLRSKTFGVVFALALIFTYGFVFNSVQINAIANASSHAWGWDKANLMAHLGGVDLEISWVGLALVVLVALAIFGGIKRIAKFAEMFVPLKAGLYLSVALYIALSNYAILPDVLKLIVTEAFHFNAAAGGFFGAAVSMAMMQGIKRGLFSNEAGMGSAPNAAAASDVKHPVNQGLVQMLGVFVDTFIVCTSTAIIILVSGVYQDAGFVGVELTQRALETQVGHWGSDFLAVLLFLFCYSAVLGNYAYAESNVQFINNNPKVMFIFRIFVLVMVYFGAIGSVPLVWSLADLFMGIMATINLIAILLLTPMARTLLKDYREQLKQGIKEPEFKINKYPELKKKVDSDIW from the coding sequence ATGAATGAACAACTCAATGCGACATTGATGTCGTGGGTAAAATTTTTTAATGACCCTTTATGGGATTTCCTAGTTATTTTCTTGCTGGCTGTCGGTATTTTTTATACGGTCTTAACAGGAGCAGTGCAAATTCGCATGTTCTTGCAAAGTATTCGTGTCATGAAAAGCAGTCGTACAGAAGGTGATGATGACCATGGTCTTACACCTTTTCAGGCGTTTGTAACAGGTCTTGCGAGCCGTGTTGGTGTAGGTAATATTGCTGGCGTAGCAATCGCGATCGCAATTGGTGGTCCTGGTGCAGTGTTCTGGATGTGGGTAACAGCTGTTCTTGGTATGAGCTCAGCATTTATTGAGTCTACACTCGCTCAGCTATTTAAAGTTCGAGATAGCAAGAGCAAACAGTTCCGTGGTGGACCAGCTTACTATATTACTCAAGGTCTACGTAGTAAAACCTTTGGTGTAGTTTTCGCACTAGCATTAATCTTTACCTATGGTTTTGTATTTAACTCAGTTCAAATCAATGCAATTGCTAATGCATCTTCACATGCATGGGGTTGGGATAAAGCCAATCTTATGGCTCATTTAGGTGGCGTTGATTTAGAAATCTCATGGGTTGGTCTTGCGCTTGTAGTTCTGGTTGCATTGGCAATTTTTGGTGGTATTAAACGTATCGCTAAATTTGCAGAAATGTTCGTACCTTTAAAAGCAGGTCTTTACTTATCTGTTGCGTTATATATTGCATTAAGCAACTATGCGATTTTGCCTGACGTCTTAAAACTGATTGTAACTGAAGCTTTCCACTTCAATGCTGCGGCAGGTGGTTTCTTTGGTGCTGCCGTATCAATGGCAATGATGCAAGGTATTAAGCGTGGTTTGTTCTCAAACGAAGCGGGTATGGGTTCTGCGCCTAACGCTGCTGCTGCGTCTGATGTAAAACATCCTGTAAACCAAGGTTTGGTACAAATGCTTGGTGTATTCGTAGATACCTTCATTGTATGTACAAGTACTGCAATCATCATTTTAGTTTCTGGTGTTTACCAAGATGCAGGCTTTGTTGGTGTTGAATTAACTCAACGTGCATTAGAAACTCAAGTTGGACACTGGGGATCTGACTTCCTTGCAGTCTTATTATTCTTATTCTGTTATTCAGCTGTATTAGGCAACTATGCTTATGCAGAAAGTAACGTACAGTTTATTAATAACAACCCGAAAGTTATGTTCATCTTCCGTATTTTTGTATTGGTGATGGTGTACTTCGGTGCAATTGGTAGCGTTCCACTTGTTTGGTCATTGGCTGACTTGTTTATGGGTATCATGGCAACTATTAACTTGATTGCGATTTTACTTTTAACACCGATGGCACGTACTTTGTTGAAAGATTACCGTGAGCAATTAAAACAAGGTATTAAAGAACCAGAGTTCAAAATTAATAAATATCCAGAGTTGAAGAAAAAGGTTGATTCAGATATCTGGTAA
- a CDS encoding patatin-like phospholipase family protein, with the protein MKQLKLWVLGLSMVLAGCQTTSHLSAVKPQTAEAYSRFVDQPFAKIKKQQKKPVVALVLGSGGARGYAHIGVIEVLEQHGIRPDFIVGTSAGSIVGAIYASGKTPDELRDTALKMKAGDVRDISIGLKGFFDGKKVEDYVNQQVNNMPLEKMKIPMYVVATELKHGTKTVFNYGNTGQAVRASASIPSMFVPTKIGKSEYVDGGLVSPVPVEVARDLGADVIIAVDILAQPAYTETSNVWGLFNQNINIMQGRLAAEELQYADVVIQPDLREKAHIFDVKGREATMKAGIDAANAKLSDIQFVIDEKIAEQNLFSEGLSAHNQ; encoded by the coding sequence ATGAAACAGCTTAAATTGTGGGTTCTCGGACTTTCTATGGTATTGGCTGGATGCCAAACCACTTCACACTTATCTGCCGTAAAACCGCAAACGGCAGAGGCATATTCACGTTTTGTCGATCAGCCCTTTGCAAAAATTAAGAAGCAACAGAAAAAACCGGTTGTTGCATTGGTATTAGGTAGTGGTGGTGCACGAGGCTATGCACATATTGGTGTTATTGAAGTTTTAGAGCAGCACGGTATTCGTCCTGATTTTATTGTCGGGACCAGTGCAGGAAGTATTGTGGGGGCAATTTATGCCAGTGGAAAAACACCGGATGAACTGCGTGATACTGCTTTAAAAATGAAAGCTGGTGATGTACGTGACATTAGTATTGGCTTAAAAGGTTTTTTTGATGGCAAAAAAGTTGAGGACTATGTAAATCAACAAGTAAATAATATGCCACTCGAGAAAATGAAAATTCCAATGTATGTGGTGGCAACAGAGCTCAAACATGGCACCAAAACAGTATTTAATTATGGAAATACAGGGCAAGCTGTTAGAGCATCTGCTTCTATTCCAAGTATGTTTGTACCGACTAAAATTGGTAAATCTGAATATGTAGATGGCGGTTTAGTGAGTCCGGTACCTGTTGAGGTTGCACGTGATTTAGGTGCTGATGTCATTATTGCGGTAGATATTCTGGCTCAACCTGCTTATACCGAAACCTCAAATGTGTGGGGGCTTTTTAATCAGAATATTAATATTATGCAAGGCCGTTTAGCTGCCGAAGAACTTCAATATGCAGACGTAGTCATTCAACCAGATTTAAGAGAAAAAGCGCATATCTTTGATGTAAAAGGTCGTGAAGCGACAATGAAAGCAGGTATAGATGCGGCAAATGCAAAATTGTCAGATATTCAGTTTGTAATTGATGAAAAAATAGCTGAACAGAATTTATTTAGTGAAGGTTTAAGTGCACATAATCAATAG
- a CDS encoding threonine ammonia-lyase has translation MIQQQLKHKFPTLEDIHAAAERLNGLVVKTPFVFSETISKTLGAEMWLKFENLQFTASFKERGALNKLLSLSEQEKQHGVIAASAGNHAQGVAYHAQRTGVTATIVMPKSTPNVKVQRVREYGARVILHGQDFSEAAAEMHRVAQEESLTIIHPFDDAEIIAGQGTIALEMLAAVPELDILVVPIGGGGLISGIAIAAKSINPKIKVIGVQSVVYPSMAKLLCNYQIAVSLGSTVAEGIAVKTPGELTTQVAKEYVDDIVVVTEDMIEEAIALLLNIEKTVCEGAGATGIAAIMSRPDLFLGHKVGVVLSGGNIDTRVMVSVLQRHLTRTGRMVRIRVELPDNPGALARLTAIIAEQGGNIYELRHERFAATSRAKESAVSVDVELKSAPDLEPLIQAMQLEGYIVRKEEI, from the coding sequence ATGATTCAGCAACAGCTAAAACATAAGTTTCCAACATTAGAAGATATACATGCCGCCGCAGAGCGTTTAAATGGTTTAGTAGTTAAGACACCTTTTGTTTTTTCAGAAACTATTTCTAAAACCTTAGGGGCAGAAATGTGGCTGAAATTTGAAAATCTACAATTTACGGCTTCTTTTAAAGAAAGGGGTGCACTGAATAAACTTTTGAGTTTGTCCGAACAAGAAAAGCAACATGGTGTGATTGCAGCCTCGGCTGGTAATCATGCACAGGGAGTTGCTTACCATGCTCAGCGTACAGGGGTGACTGCGACGATTGTAATGCCGAAGTCGACACCCAATGTAAAGGTTCAGCGAGTACGTGAATATGGCGCACGTGTGATTTTGCACGGACAAGACTTCTCAGAGGCTGCTGCTGAAATGCATCGTGTAGCACAAGAAGAGTCATTAACGATTATTCATCCTTTTGATGATGCTGAAATTATTGCAGGTCAAGGCACTATCGCGCTTGAAATGTTGGCTGCTGTACCTGAATTGGACATATTAGTAGTGCCTATTGGTGGTGGCGGTTTAATTTCTGGTATTGCTATTGCTGCAAAATCAATAAATCCTAAAATTAAGGTGATTGGGGTTCAATCGGTTGTTTACCCAAGCATGGCGAAGTTGCTCTGTAATTATCAAATTGCCGTTTCATTGGGTTCAACAGTAGCTGAAGGTATTGCGGTTAAAACTCCGGGTGAGCTGACTACTCAGGTTGCTAAAGAATATGTTGATGACATTGTGGTTGTCACGGAAGATATGATTGAAGAAGCGATCGCCCTATTACTCAATATTGAAAAAACAGTCTGTGAAGGGGCAGGTGCGACTGGTATTGCAGCAATTATGTCTCGTCCAGATTTATTTTTAGGTCATAAAGTCGGGGTTGTTTTATCTGGTGGAAATATTGATACACGCGTAATGGTGTCTGTATTGCAACGTCACTTAACGCGCACAGGCCGTATGGTTCGTATTCGTGTTGAATTACCTGATAATCCAGGTGCCTTAGCGCGTTTAACTGCGATTATTGCTGAGCAAGGCGGTAACATTTACGAACTTAGACACGAACGATTTGCAGCAACAAGCCGTGCGAAAGAAAGTGCGGTCAGTGTAGATGTTGAACTTAAAAGTGCACCAGATCTGGAACCATTAATTCAGGCGATGCAGCTTGAAGGTTATATCGTTCGTAAAGAAGAGATTTAA